In one window of Falco cherrug isolate bFalChe1 chromosome 10, bFalChe1.pri, whole genome shotgun sequence DNA:
- the PSMD13 gene encoding 26S proteasome non-ATPase regulatory subunit 13: MKDVPGFLQQSQSSGPGQAAVWHRLEELYNKKLWHQLTLQVLDFVQDPCFAQGDGLIKLYENFISEFEHRVNPLSLVEIILHVVRQMTDPTVALTFLEKTREKVKSSDEAVILCKTAIGALKLNIGDLQVTKETIEEVEEMLNNLPGVTSVHSRFYDLSSKYYQTIGNHASYYKDALRFLGCIDVKDLPVSEQQERAFTLGLAGLLGEGVYNFGELLMHPVLESLRNTDRQWLIDTLYAFNSGNVETFQALKSAWGQQPDLAANEALLLQKIQLLCLMEMTFTRPANHRQLTFEEIAKSAKVTVNEVELLVMKALSVGLVKGSIDEVDKRVHMTWVQPRVLDLQQIKGMKDRLEFWCTDVRSMEMLVEHQAHDILT, encoded by the exons ATGAAGGACGTACCGGgtttcctgcagcagagccagagctcggggccggggcaggccgCTGTCTGGCACCGTCTGGAGGAGCTCTACAACAAGAA ACTCTGGCACCAGCTGACTCTGCAAGTTTTGGACTTTGTTCAGGACCCTTGCTTTGCCCAAGGAGATGGACTTATCAAG CTTTATGAGAACTTCATCAGTGAGTTTGAACACAG GGTGAACCCCTTGTCCCTGGTAGAGATCATTCTTCATGTAGTCAGACAGATGACAG ATCCCACCGTGGCCCTTACTTTTCTGGAGAAGACTcgagaaaag GTAAAAAGCAGCGATGAAGCAGTCATTCTGTGTAAAACAGCCATTGGGGCACTCAAGCTGAACATTGGAGACCTGCAGGTCACCAAG GAGACCATTGAGGAGGTTGAGGAGATGCTGAACAATCTCCCTGGGGTGACTTCAGTTCACAGCCGCTTCTATGATCTCTCCAGCAAGTATTATCAGACAATTGGGAACCATGCCTCTTACTATAAGGATGCTCTGCGGTTTCTGGGATGCATTGATGTTAAAGATCTGCCAG tatcagagcagcaggagagagccTTTACCCTGGGACTGGCAGGGCTCTTGGGAGAAGGTGTTTATAACTTTGGGGAGCTG CTGATGCACCCAGTTCTGGAGTCCCTGAGAAACACTGATCGGCAGTGGCTGATTGACACGCTTTATGCCTTCAACAGTGGTAATGTAGAGACGTTTCAGGCTTTGAAGTCAGCATGGGGTCAGCAG CCAGATCTGGCTGCAAATGAAGCACTTCTGCTGCAAAAGATTCAACTGCTATGTCTTATGGAG ATGACTTTTACCCGACCGGCCAATCACAGGCAGCTCACTTTTGAGGAGATTGCTAAGAGTGCCAAAGTCACCGTGAATGAG gtgGAACTGCTGGTGATGAAGGCGCTCTCGGTAGGCTTGGTGAAGGGCAGTATCGATGAAGTCGATAAGAGGGTGCACATGACATGGGTACAACCGCGCGTGTTGGATTTGCAACAG ATCAAAGGAATGAAAGACCGCCTGGAGTTCTGGTGCACAGATGTGAGAAGCATGGAGATGTTGGTGGAGCACCAAGCTCACGACATCCTGACATAG